The segment TCACGAATTCGCGCGACATCACGGACTACGGCGACTCGCTCAAAGACGTGCTCGACTCCAAGAATCTGGAGACAGTATTCGCTCCGGTCGCCTGTATGCATTGCGAGAAGGCACCGTGCGAACCGGTTTGCCCGGTCGCCGCGACGGTGCACAGCCACGAGGGGTTGAACCAAATGGTCTACAACCGCTGCGTCGGCACCCGCTACTGCTCAAACAACTGCCCCTATAAGGTGCGTCGCTTCAACTTCTTGAACTACACCGACAACCAGGCGCAGTTCATGGATCGCCACGAGGTCGCGAACGGCCTTATCTCCAGCGAGAAGCCGCACGGGCGCGAGTACCTGAAGCTGATGAGCAACCCGGACGTCACCGTTCGTGGTCGCGGCGTCATGGAAAAGTGCACCTACTGCGTGCAGAAGATCAACAAATCAAGAATCGCTGCCAAAAAGCAAAAGCGCGACATCCGTGACGGTGAGATCGTCACCGCGTGCGAGGCGGCCTGTCCGACTCAAGCGATCACGTTCGGCAACATCGCCGATCCGACGAGCCGAGTGAGCAAGCTCAAGGCTGACGTCCGGACTTACGCGATGCTGCCCGAGCTCAACACACGAAACCGAACAACCTATATGGCTCGACTTCGCAATCCGAACCCGGCCTTGGAGAACGCATAAATGGCGACCTTACCCAGCGAGAATAAGACCCTCCTGACCGATCACCGTTCGTATGCGGCGCTCGACGAGATTCTGGGCGGCTTGGTCCTCAACCAGAGGCAGCACCAAGACAACAAGAAGTGGTTCCGCTTGCTCGGAATCGGCTTCCTGGGCGTCAACTTGATGCTGGTCTCGATCGCCTGGCTGCTGTACCAAGGCATCGGTGTCTGGGGTAACAACCAGCCCGTCGGATGGGGTTTCGATATCATCAACTTCGTCTGGTGGATCGGTATCGGCCACGCGGGCACTCTGATCTCGGCAGTCTTGCTGCTCCTGCGACAGCAATGGCGCAACTCGATCAACCGCTTTGCCGAAGCCATGACCCTGTTCGCGGTCATGTGCGCGGGTCTGTATCCGCTTCTGCATACAGGTCGCCCATGGGTCGCGTACTGGCTGTTCCCCTATCCTAACGTTTTGGGGATGTGGCCACAGTTCCGCTCGCCGCTCATCTGGGACGTCTTTGCGGTTTCCACGTACATCACGATTTCGGCGGTGTTCTGGTTCGTCGGTCTAATCCCCGACTTTGCCACGATGCGAGACCGCAGCCCCAAACTGTGGCAACGCAAGCTGTGGGGAACGCTGGCCGCTGGCTGGCGCGGCTCGACCAAGCACTGGCACCGCTACGAGGCGGCGTACCTCATCCTCGCTGGTCTTTCGACCCCACTCGTTCTTTCGGTCCACTCGATCGTGTCCTTCGACTTCGCCGTCTCGATTGTCCCGGGCTGGAACGTCACGATCTTCCCGCCGTACTTCGTTGCCGGCGCCGTCTTCGCCGGTTTCGCCATGGTTATCACCTTCGCGATCCCGCTTCGGCATTGGTACAACCTGAAGGGCATCATCACGATGAAGCATATCGACTGGATGGCGAAGATCATGCTGTCCACCGGCCTCATCGTCTTCTATGGCTACATCATGGAAGTCTTCTACGCCTGGTACAGCGGCAACCCGTACGAACTCTTCCTGAAGGAGAACCGCATGTCCGGTCCATACGCCTGGGCGTTCTGGTCACTCTGGGTGTGCAACGGCCTGATCCCACAGATGCTCTGGTTCCCCAAGATTCGCCAGAACCTGACGGTCCTGTTCATCATCTGTCAGTTCGTTTCGATCGGCATGTGGCTCGAACGGTTCGTCATCATCCCGATGTCGCTGCACCGCGACTACGTCCCAAGCGCCTGGGGGCTCTATACGCCCACCATGTGGGACTGGGGAATGTTCCTCGGCACGATCGGCTTCTTCGTCTTCTTGATGATGCTCTTCGTGCGGTTTGTCCCGATGATCAATATCTTTGAAATGAAGGATCTGCTTGAACGCATTCGCCACGAAGACCACGACTCGCACGGCCACGAGCCGGTGGGCGCGGCTACGGAAGGAGGCGCTCTCTAATCATGGCTGCCGTCGCAATACAAAACGATCCGATGTTCCACGGCATCGTGGCGGAGTTCCACGCTTCGGAAGACATTCTGCGGGCCGCAAACCGCGTCCGAGAGGCTGGCTACACTCAGCTCGATTGCTACACGCCGTTCCCGGTCCACGGGCTCGATGACGCCATCGGCTTCAAGTGCGCCAAGGTTCAGTGGTCGATCTTCCTCGCGGGATTGGCCGGACTGGTGACCGGTATGGGACTGGAAGCGTGGGTGAACATGGTGGGCTACCCGATGAACGTCGGTGGTCGACCCAAGTTCAGCTGGCCGAGCTTCATCCCCGTGGCGTACGAGTGCACGATCTTGTTCGCGGGCCTGGCGGCAGCGATCTCGATGCTGCTGTTCAATGGTCTGCCCCGGCCATACCACCCGATCTTCAACACGCCCAACTTCGAGCGGGCCTCGCAGGACACTTTCTTCCTTTGCGTGGAGAAGTCCGATCCCAATTTCGACGAGAAGGAAGTTCACGCGCTGCTTCAGAAGCTTGGCGCAGTCAACGTGAGCAACGTGTACGGCGAAGAGCCGGAGGAAAGTAAGTGAGTCGATCCCAACTGCGCTCCATCACGCTGCTGGCGTGCGCTGGCGTGGTGATGACTGGATGCCACACCGACATGTGGGTCCAGCCCAAGCACCACCATCCGTACCAGAAGAACGAGCTGTTTGACGATGGCATGAGCTCGCGGCCACTCGTCGAGGGCACGGTCCCCATGGGCGGCGCAAAGACCGACAGCGCACGATTCGAGGGGCGCGTGGACGGCAAGCTCGTGAACGCACTCCCGGCCACGCTCACGATCCTTGGCGAAAAGGTGGATACCAAGAAGGACCTGAAGAAGGTTTTGCAGCGCGGTCAAGAGCGATTCCACATCTATTGCTCGCACTGCCACGGCGACACGGGCGACGGCAAGGGGATGATCTCGCAGCGCGGATTGGTCCTCAAGCGCCCGCCAGCCAGCTACCACACGGATCGCCTGCGCAATATGCCGTTGGGCCACTTCTACAACGTCATCGCACGCGGCTACGGCACGATGTACAGCCAAGCGAGCCGCGTGAAGACCGACGACCGCTGGGCGATCGTAGCCTACATTCGGGCGCTGCAGATGAGCCAGAACACCAAAGCCAGCGAATTGACCGCCGAAGAGTTGAAAATGCTGAACAATCCCGGATCGACGAAACCGACAGTTGAGAAGACGGGAGGGCACGAATGAGCGAGCAGCACAACAATGCTCCTGGCTTGAACTTTGCCCGCCTAGGTAACACCGGCTTGATCCTCGCGATCATGGGCGTCGCAGTCACGATCCTGAGCTACACCGTTTCGAAAGAGACGTTCCTGAGCTCTTACGTTTTTTCGTACATGTTCTGGGTGTCGCTGACGCTGGGCTGCCTTGGGTTGGTCACGCTGCATCACACGGTGCGCGGCAGCTGGGGACTGGCGACGCTGCGGCTCTTCGAAGCGGGCGGTGGACCCCGCATGCTCATCACCTTCTTGCTGCTCTTCGCGCCAATCGCGCTGGGCATCAATGAGGTCTACCACCACTGGACCCATCCAGATCCGGCGGACCTGATTCTGGCCCACAAGCAAGGCTATTTGAACGTTCCGTTCTTCCTTGCGCGCACGGTGCTCTACTTCCTCGTCTGGATCGGGTTCTCGGCGTACTTCAAGCGCAGTACCCGCCAAGACGACAACTCTCCCGACCCACGACTGGGAGCCAAGCGCTCTTCGTGGGGCGCGGGCGGGATCATCGCGTTCGTCATCACGATGACCTTCGCGATCACCGACTGGGTGATGTCGCTCGATCCGCACTGGTTCTCCACCATCTACGGTTTCCTTTTTGTGATCTACTCCTCGCTGGCGGCACTCTCGCTCGCGACGTTCATCATCACCCGATACAAGAACGTTGAGCCCTACAAGAGTGTGGTGACCCCCGCGCTGCAACGCGACCTCGGCAACCTGCTGTTCATGTTCACCATGCTGTGGGGATACATGACGGTCAGCCAGTTCCTAATCATCTGGTCGGGCAACTTGCCGGAGTTCACGTCCTACTTCGCAAACCGACAGGGTGGGTTCTGGAACCTCCTCGGCGCGTTCAATGTGTTCTTCGCATTCTTCCTGCCCTGGACCGCGCTGCTCTCGCCGCGCGCCAAGCGAGACACCAACAAGCTGATGTGGCTGGCGGTACTGATCTTCGTGATGCGTATCCCGGACTGGTACTGGATCATCATCCCGTTCTTCCGCGATCACTTCGCATGGACGGACGTCACCTGCTTCCTGAGCTTGGGCGCATTCTGGTTCTGGACTTTCGGCAAGGAAGCAAGCCAATCGAATCTTCTCCCTGCTCACGATCAACGCCTTGTCGAGACCAAGAAACAATCGGAGGCTGCTCATGTCCACGCATAACGAACCTGAGAACCCACAAGAACTTGAGAAAGCCGTCAGCGCCGGTTACGAGCATCGAGACTTTGACTTCGGCAAGATCGGCAAGGGATCGAGCGTTAGCCTTGTGATACTGTGCGCGGTGTCGCTGGTAGCCACATTCCTCGTGCTCATGATCTACGACCGTGTCGTCCAGGGCCGCAGCTCGTTCATGTCCACCTTCGACCGACAGTCGCCGAGCGGGCGTGCAACGCTTCCGCCTGCGCCGCTGCTCCAAAGCAACATCACCGCGAAGACCGACATCGCCGACCTACGCAAGGCTGAGCTCGAAGCGATGACAACCTACGGTTATGTGGACAAGGAAAAGGGCATCGTGCGCATCCCGGTGGATGCGGCGATCGACCGACTGGCCAAAACGGGGCTTAGCGCGTCAGCCCCGGCCGCCCAGGAGGCAACAACTCCGTGACATACCGAGCCGCACTGGGTGTTTGCGCGTTGGCATTGATGCCGTGGGTGTCCCACGCTCAATACACTGATTCGTCGGGCGCACTCAACCCGAAGATTACGGACAACATCGGCATCGATGACAAGCGTCGATCGATCGTGCCCCTGGCTACCGAGTTCACGGACGAGTCCGGCAAGAAGATCTTGCTACGCGACGTCATCAAGACGCGCCCCGTGATCGTCATGCCGATCTTCTACAACTGCAACAGCTCCTGCAACCTGATCTTTAATGGCGTGCTGGACTGTGTCCGTGACTTCAAGACTTTCCGACTTGGCCAGGATTACGATATGGTCTGCATCAGCATCGACCCGGCCGAAACCGCAAAGGATGCGATGAAGAAAAAGGGACTGATCAGCGAAGTCGTCCACGATACGCTACATAAGCAAGGTGTCGAGAACGGATGGCACTTTCTCACCGGCTCGCCAAAGTCGGTCCAGACCGTGACTCAGGCGCTCGGCTTTCGCTATCAGCTCAAGCAAACTGCGGATGGAACCCTGATCAATCACCCGGCTGGGATCATGATCCTCACCCGCGACGGCGTCATTTCCCGCTACTTCTATGGCGTGGACTACGTGCCCAAGATGGTGATGGACGCGCTGAAGACCGCAGACGCGCAAAAGATTGGTCCGGAAGCACAGAAGATCCTATTCGGATGCCTGGAGTACGACCCTACCAAGGGCAAGTACAAGCTCGTCGTCTTGCAAGCACTCAAGGTCAGCGGTATCGCGACCGTTCTCGCTCTGATCTGCAGCATCGTCGTCATGGAGCGACGCCGACGGACGAGCACACCCAATTGAAAATGAAGTCATCTGCCAAGGATTCGCAACAATGAACAACTGGACGATTCGGTTTGCGCCAGAAAAAGCAAGTAACTTTGCTGGGCCGCACGATGCGCTGTTCTACACGATCAGCGCGCTGGCTGCGGTCTTCACGCTAATCGTGGGCGTGATGGTGATCTACTTCGTCGCGAAGTATCGACGAGGCACCCATGTCGATCGCTCCAATCCGGTTCATGACAATCACAAGCTGGAGATGATCTTCCTTGGGATCCCAACACTCTTGGGCCTAGGCATCTTCGCGTGGTCTTCCAAGATCTACCTGGACATGCGCACACCGCCGAAGGACGCTTACGAGATTTTCGTCATCGGAAAGCAGTGGATGTGGCATGTGCAACACCCGAACGGAGTTCGTGAGAACAATGAGATTCACCTGCCCATCGGACGACCGGTCAAGGTCACGATGATCTCGCAAGACGTGATCCACGGTTTCTATCTCCCCGAGATGCGGGTGCAGTACCACGTGGTGCCGGGCCGGTACACGCAGCTCTGGTTTGAACCAACCAAGACGGGCAAGTTCCACCTCTTCTGCACAATCCACTGTGGCACGCAGCACTCGGAGATGGGTGGCTACGTCTACGTGAATTCGCAACGAGAATTTGACGAATGGCTTGCCTCGGGCGGCAACCGCTTCAATCCAAAGCCGAAGACCATCGTCGAGCAAGGCAAATATTACTACGACGAGTTTAACTGCGGTTCGTGCCACGGTCCGAATAACACCTCCGATGGCCCGTCTCTGGTCGGAATTTATAACACGCGCCGCGAGTTTGAGAATGGCACTTCGGGCACCGTCGATCAGAACTACATTCGTGAGTCGATCATCAACCCGTACGGCCGAATCACGAAGGGCTATGACACGAGCATGCCTGTGTACGAGTACAAGAAGCAGATCAGCGAAGAGCAGCTGCTGGCCATCGTCGAATACATCCGATCTATGACCCCTGGAGCGGCCGCTGTACCAGCATCCGCCGGGAACCCGACACCAGCCGGTGCAGCGACTCCGGCGCAACCTGAGAGGCAGCAATTATGAGCGAGGTGTCCACACACAGCGCAACCACTGAGAAGGTCAACTACTTAAACGTCTCGCACACCTTGAAGTCCTGGCTGTTGACCAAGGACCACAAGCGGATCGCGATGCTGTATCTCATCAGCGTCACGTTCTTCTTCTTCCTGGGTTCCTTGGCCGCCTCGATGGTTCGCATCGAGTTGACGTCGCCGCGCGGCCTGCTGATGGCCAGCGAAACGTACAACAAGATGTTCACCGCCCATGGCGTGATCATGATCTTCTTCTTCCTGCTCGTCGCCATTCCGGCGGTGTTCGGGAACTTTTTGGTGCCATTGATGGTGGGTGCCCGGGACCTTGCATTCCCCAGGCTCAACCTGCTGAGCTGGTACCTCTTCATGATCGCGGGCCTGTTCGGCTTGGTTGCCATGATGTGGGGAGGCGTCGATACCGGCTGGACCTTCTACACCCCGCTGAGCTCCATGTATTCGAACTCGCAGGTGACGATGGTGCTCGTCGGAGCGTTCATTGCGGGCTTTTCCAGCATCGCAACGGCCGTCAACTTCATCGCAACCATTCATAAGATGCGCGCTCCCGGCATGACTTGGTGGCGACTGCCGCTCTTCATCTGGGGCCACTACGCGACTTCGCTTATCATCCTTCTGGGCACGCCCGTCGTCGCCATCACGCTGCTGCTGGTGGTGCTTGAGCGCACGATCCACCTGGGCGTTTTCAGCCCAGAGTTGGGTGGCGACCCGGTGCTCTTCCAGCACATGTTTTGGTTCTACTCGCACCCGGCGGTCTACATCATGATCCTGCCGGCCATGGGTGTCATCAGCGAGATCATCTCGTGCTTCTCGCGAAGCCGCATCTTCGGTTACCGATTCGTGGCGATGTCATCGCTCGGTATCGCCGGTCTCGGCTTCTTGGTCTGGGGACACCACATGTTCATCTCCAGCCAATCGATGTACCAGGGCGTGTTCTTCTCGCTCGTGAGCTTCCTCGTCGCGGTCCCGAGCGCCATCAAGGTGTTCAACTGGTCGTTCACGATGATCAAGGGTTCGATCTGGTTGAGCGCACCCATGGTCTACGCCATCGGCTTCTTGGGGCTCTTCGTCATCGGCGGTCTCACCGGCCTGTACCTGGCCTCGCTGGCCACAGACGTCCACCTCACCGGTACGTACTTCATCGTCGCGCACTTCCACTACGTCATGGTCGGTGGAACGGTGCTCGCGTTCCTGGGCGCATTGCACTTCTGGTGGCCCAAGATGACGGGCCGTATGTATCCCGAGACGCTGGCAAAGTACAACGCCGTGGTCGTCTTCCTAGGTTTCAACCTTACGTTCTTCCCGCAGTTCATCGCGGGCTACATGGGGATGCCGCGACGGTACCACTACTACTACTTCAACACGGACTTCCAGATCTGGCAGATCGCTTCGACCCTCGGGTCTTCGGTCCTCGCCGTCGGATTCATCCTTCCCGCCTTCTACCTGCTCAAATCGCTCAAGAGCGGCAAGCTCGCTCCACCCAACCCGTGGGGCGCGAAGGGCTTGGAATGGGAGACCGATTCGCCTCCAGATCCACACAACTTCCACGAGATCCCGGTCATCACCGGCGATGCCTACGACTACGACGCAGAAGCGGATGAGCGCGTTTACGAACGCGAGCGAGCCGCTCGAGGGGAGGACTAACGATGGGCCACGGGCACAGCGATCGCTTAGCTCCGGGCGAGTACGGAGCGGTCTTCGAGCAGTTCGAAGATCTCGAACAGCAGAACGAGAGCTACGTCGTCGGCATGTGGGCGTTCTTGGTCACCGAAGTCATGTTCTTCGGAGCCCTCTTCTGGATGTACAGCCTGTACCGCTGGAAGCACCAGCCGTACTGGTACGAAGTCCACAAAGAACTGCACATTCCGATGGGCGGCCTCAACACGGTCATCCTCCTGACTTCGTCCTTCACGATGGCGATGGCGGTCTACTACGCGCAGCACCGGCAAAAGCGTGCTCAGCTTATGTGTCTGGGCGCGACGATTGCGTGCGCTTGCGGATTCTTGGTTGTTAAGTTCTTCGAGTACAAGGAGAAGATTGCGCACCACCTGCTGCCAGGCGCGAACTTCCAGTGGCACAACGACAAGGTGCCCGCGGGCGTCGCTGAGCTCTTCTTCAGCCTGTACTTCGCCATGACGGGGCTGCACGGCCTTCACGTCATCATCGGCATCCTCATCATCGGAACCTTGGCAATCCTCGTCCACCGCGACAGCGTGTTTGTCAAGAACGACTACATCCCGACCGAGCTCATCGGTCTCTACTGGCACTTTGTGGACCTCGTGTGGATCTTCCTATTCCCGTTGTTCTACTTGATGCCCCAATAACGCCATGGCCGGAAAAACTCACGCTCATCCAACTAGGTTCGAACTCGGGAGAAACTTCTTCCTGCTGATGGTGTTCATGGGAATCACCGTGTTCGTGGCCTACTTCCCAGTACACGCGTTCTCGGGTCCCTGGAACTCGTTCATCAACAACGTGATCGCCATGGGCATCGCGGTCATCAAAGCCTGCCTCGTCATCTGGTTCTTCATGGGGGTCAAGTACTCGTCCAACCTGACCAAGATGTACGTCGTGCTCGGCTTCGGGACGTTCCTGCTGATGTTCCTGTCGTTCATCGACTACGGCACGCGCCGCTATGAGCCGGTGCGAGGCTGGGAGAAGCAGACCCCTACCGCGCTGCAGCGCGTAAGGGACAATACTCCGATTGAGAACACGGGTCTCGGAGATCCTACGCCCTAATCAAGGGTTTCGCCGGTCAGCCGTTTGAGCTCGCCCTCTACCCAGAGGGCGAGCTCTTCGTTCGAGTCGTCGTTGGTGACCATACGCCGATCGCCAAACTCCGCGCGGATGGAATGAAGGCTTGGTCGAGGCACCAGACTGCCGTAGGGCATCACTCGGTTCGTCCCTTGCAGACCCAAGCACACCATCGGAACCCCCGCTTGGCGTGCCACGAGCATTGCTCCGGGCAACACCTCTTGAAGTAGGCCCGTGGCACTGAGCTGGCCCTCCGGGAAGATGCATACGCAGTGCCCAGCCTTCAGGCGGTTGATCGCCTCGCGCAGTGCGCCTCGGTCTGGAGCGCCGCGTTTCACCGGAAACGCTTGCCACCAACGCAAGAACCAGCCAACGCTCGGCATTTCGAAGAGCTCACTCTTCGCCATGAAGTGGACGTGCCTTGGGGTCGCGATTTGGACCACTGGTGGATCACAGTCCGACCGGTGGTTGGCGACGATGAGCACTGCTCCCTTGTCGGGCACCGACGCGCTACCGCGCACCCGGACCGCACCGAGCACCCAGAACAGCCCTCGCGCAATCCCAACCACCAGCCGGTAGCCGAGCTTCAAGACTTGACCCCCGCCAGCAGCGTCGCGACCGCCTCGGGATAGGCCTGGTGCTCAAGCTGGAGTACCCGCGCCGCCAAAGTCTCGACAGTGTCATCGGAGAGAACTTCGCATCGCTTCTGGAGCAAGATCGCACCCTCGTCGTACTCTTCGGTAACCAGGTGTACTGTGCAGCCAGACTCCGACTCCCCGTGGGCCAGGACCGCCTCGTGCACGTGCATCCCGTACATCCCTTTGCCGCCGTACTTGGGCAGCAATGCGGGATGGATGTTCAGGATGCGGCCCGCAAAGGCCTGCACGACGATCCGCGGGAGCAGGCTCATGTACCCAGCGAGACAGATCACGGTCGGCCGCGCCGATTCGAGCACCCGCATGAGGCCCGAGGCGTACGATTCGCTCTTGGGTGATACGACCTCGACGGTGATTCCAAGCTGGGTCGCGACGGCGCAGGCCGGTGCGTCGATCCGGGCGCAAATCACGAGCACGGGGTCGGCGGCGAGCCGCCCGTCAGAGCAAGCGGTCACGAGA is part of the Chthonomonas sp. genome and harbors:
- a CDS encoding DUF3341 domain-containing protein, with protein sequence MAAVAIQNDPMFHGIVAEFHASEDILRAANRVREAGYTQLDCYTPFPVHGLDDAIGFKCAKVQWSIFLAGLAGLVTGMGLEAWVNMVGYPMNVGGRPKFSWPSFIPVAYECTILFAGLAAAISMLLFNGLPRPYHPIFNTPNFERASQDTFFLCVEKSDPNFDEKEVHALLQKLGAVNVSNVYGEEPEESK
- a CDS encoding SCO family protein, whose translation is MTYRAALGVCALALMPWVSHAQYTDSSGALNPKITDNIGIDDKRRSIVPLATEFTDESGKKILLRDVIKTRPVIVMPIFYNCNSSCNLIFNGVLDCVRDFKTFRLGQDYDMVCISIDPAETAKDAMKKKGLISEVVHDTLHKQGVENGWHFLTGSPKSVQTVTQALGFRYQLKQTADGTLINHPAGIMILTRDGVISRYFYGVDYVPKMVMDALKTADAQKIGPEAQKILFGCLEYDPTKGKYKLVVLQALKVSGIATVLALICSIVVMERRRRTSTPN
- a CDS encoding cytochrome c oxidase subunit 3, with protein sequence MGHGHSDRLAPGEYGAVFEQFEDLEQQNESYVVGMWAFLVTEVMFFGALFWMYSLYRWKHQPYWYEVHKELHIPMGGLNTVILLTSSFTMAMAVYYAQHRQKRAQLMCLGATIACACGFLVVKFFEYKEKIAHHLLPGANFQWHNDKVPAGVAELFFSLYFAMTGLHGLHVIIGILIIGTLAILVHRDSVFVKNDYIPTELIGLYWHFVDLVWIFLFPLFYLMPQ
- a CDS encoding cytochrome C oxidase subunit IV family protein, translated to MAGKTHAHPTRFELGRNFFLLMVFMGITVFVAYFPVHAFSGPWNSFINNVIAMGIAVIKACLVIWFFMGVKYSSNLTKMYVVLGFGTFLLMFLSFIDYGTRRYEPVRGWEKQTPTALQRVRDNTPIENTGLGDPTP
- the coxB gene encoding cytochrome c oxidase subunit II, translating into MNNWTIRFAPEKASNFAGPHDALFYTISALAAVFTLIVGVMVIYFVAKYRRGTHVDRSNPVHDNHKLEMIFLGIPTLLGLGIFAWSSKIYLDMRTPPKDAYEIFVIGKQWMWHVQHPNGVRENNEIHLPIGRPVKVTMISQDVIHGFYLPEMRVQYHVVPGRYTQLWFEPTKTGKFHLFCTIHCGTQHSEMGGYVYVNSQREFDEWLASGGNRFNPKPKTIVEQGKYYYDEFNCGSCHGPNNTSDGPSLVGIYNTRREFENGTSGTVDQNYIRESIINPYGRITKGYDTSMPVYEYKKQISEEQLLAIVEYIRSMTPGAAAVPASAGNPTPAGAATPAQPERQQL
- a CDS encoding cytochrome c translates to MSRSQLRSITLLACAGVVMTGCHTDMWVQPKHHHPYQKNELFDDGMSSRPLVEGTVPMGGAKTDSARFEGRVDGKLVNALPATLTILGEKVDTKKDLKKVLQRGQERFHIYCSHCHGDTGDGKGMISQRGLVLKRPPASYHTDRLRNMPLGHFYNVIARGYGTMYSQASRVKTDDRWAIVAYIRALQMSQNTKASELTAEELKMLNNPGSTKPTVEKTGGHE
- a CDS encoding cbb3-type cytochrome c oxidase subunit I codes for the protein MSEVSTHSATTEKVNYLNVSHTLKSWLLTKDHKRIAMLYLISVTFFFFLGSLAASMVRIELTSPRGLLMASETYNKMFTAHGVIMIFFFLLVAIPAVFGNFLVPLMVGARDLAFPRLNLLSWYLFMIAGLFGLVAMMWGGVDTGWTFYTPLSSMYSNSQVTMVLVGAFIAGFSSIATAVNFIATIHKMRAPGMTWWRLPLFIWGHYATSLIILLGTPVVAITLLLVVLERTIHLGVFSPELGGDPVLFQHMFWFYSHPAVYIMILPAMGVISEIISCFSRSRIFGYRFVAMSSLGIAGLGFLVWGHHMFISSQSMYQGVFFSLVSFLVAVPSAIKVFNWSFTMIKGSIWLSAPMVYAIGFLGLFVIGGLTGLYLASLATDVHLTGTYFIVAHFHYVMVGGTVLAFLGALHFWWPKMTGRMYPETLAKYNAVVVFLGFNLTFFPQFIAGYMGMPRRYHYYYFNTDFQIWQIASTLGSSVLAVGFILPAFYLLKSLKSGKLAPPNPWGAKGLEWETDSPPDPHNFHEIPVITGDAYDYDAEADERVYERERAARGED
- a CDS encoding 1-acyl-sn-glycerol-3-phosphate acyltransferase; the protein is MKLGYRLVVGIARGLFWVLGAVRVRGSASVPDKGAVLIVANHRSDCDPPVVQIATPRHVHFMAKSELFEMPSVGWFLRWWQAFPVKRGAPDRGALREAINRLKAGHCVCIFPEGQLSATGLLQEVLPGAMLVARQAGVPMVCLGLQGTNRVMPYGSLVPRPSLHSIRAEFGDRRMVTNDDSNEELALWVEGELKRLTGETLD
- the nrfD gene encoding polysulfide reductase NrfD is translated as MATLPSENKTLLTDHRSYAALDEILGGLVLNQRQHQDNKKWFRLLGIGFLGVNLMLVSIAWLLYQGIGVWGNNQPVGWGFDIINFVWWIGIGHAGTLISAVLLLLRQQWRNSINRFAEAMTLFAVMCAGLYPLLHTGRPWVAYWLFPYPNVLGMWPQFRSPLIWDVFAVSTYITISAVFWFVGLIPDFATMRDRSPKLWQRKLWGTLAAGWRGSTKHWHRYEAAYLILAGLSTPLVLSVHSIVSFDFAVSIVPGWNVTIFPPYFVAGAVFAGFAMVITFAIPLRHWYNLKGIITMKHIDWMAKIMLSTGLIVFYGYIMEVFYAWYSGNPYELFLKENRMSGPYAWAFWSLWVCNGLIPQMLWFPKIRQNLTVLFIICQFVSIGMWLERFVIIPMSLHRDYVPSAWGLYTPTMWDWGMFLGTIGFFVFLMMLFVRFVPMINIFEMKDLLERIRHEDHDSHGHEPVGAATEGGAL
- the purN gene encoding phosphoribosylglycinamide formyltransferase → MPGVFQAGTICVVQARMVILVGSRGRGSNMANLVTACSDGRLAADPVLVICARIDAPACAVATQLGITVEVVSPKSESYASGLMRVLESARPTVICLAGYMSLLPRIVVQAFAGRILNIHPALLPKYGGKGMYGMHVHEAVLAHGESESGCTVHLVTEEYDEGAILLQKRCEVLSDDTVETLAARVLQLEHQAYPEAVATLLAGVKS